Proteins encoded within one genomic window of Bradyrhizobium sp. AZCC 1719:
- the folD gene encoding bifunctional methylenetetrahydrofolate dehydrogenase/methenyltetrahydrofolate cyclohydrolase FolD: MTARIIDGKVIAAELRARVAEEVARVKGEHQVTPGLAVVLVGNDPASEVYVRSKHTQTQAAGMASFEHKLPADVAQADLLALIAKLNHDPAVHGILVQLPLPKSLHAETIINAIDPAKDVDGLHPNNAGRLAGGFAALSPCTPLGCIILTKSVHASLEGMNAIVIGRSNLVGRPLVQLLLNENATVTIAHSRSKDLPQLCARADLIYAAVGKPEMVRAAWVKPGATVIDVGINRLPSADGKTRLVGDVAFKEVAEVAGAITPVPGGVGQMTVACLLVNTLRAACAIHGLPKPAV, translated from the coding sequence ATGACGGCACGCATTATCGACGGAAAGGTCATTGCGGCGGAGCTTCGCGCCCGTGTCGCGGAAGAGGTCGCGCGGGTCAAAGGCGAGCATCAGGTCACGCCGGGCCTTGCGGTGGTTCTGGTCGGCAACGACCCCGCCAGCGAGGTCTATGTCCGCAGCAAGCACACCCAGACCCAGGCCGCCGGCATGGCCTCGTTCGAGCACAAACTGCCCGCCGACGTCGCGCAGGCCGATCTCCTGGCGCTGATCGCAAAGCTCAACCACGATCCCGCCGTGCACGGCATTCTCGTGCAATTGCCGCTGCCGAAATCGCTTCACGCCGAAACCATTATCAACGCGATCGACCCCGCCAAGGATGTCGACGGGCTGCATCCCAACAATGCCGGCCGGCTGGCCGGCGGCTTTGCCGCGCTGTCGCCGTGTACGCCACTCGGCTGCATCATCCTGACCAAGAGCGTGCATGCCTCGCTGGAAGGCATGAACGCGATCGTCATCGGCCGCTCCAACCTGGTTGGCCGCCCGCTGGTGCAATTGCTGCTGAACGAAAATGCGACGGTGACGATCGCGCATTCCCGCTCAAAGGACCTGCCGCAACTCTGCGCGCGCGCCGATCTAATCTATGCCGCGGTCGGCAAGCCCGAGATGGTGCGCGCCGCCTGGGTCAAGCCAGGCGCCACCGTGATCGACGTCGGCATCAACCGCCTGCCTTCGGCCGACGGCAAGACGCGGCTGGTCGGCGATGTCGCCTTCAAGGAAGTCGCCGAGGTCGCCGGTGCGATTACGCCGGTGCCGGGCGGCGTCGGCCAGATGACGGTGGCGTGCCTGTTGGTGAATACGCTACGTGCGGCCTGTGCGATTCACGGCCTGCCGAAGCCAGCGGTGTAG
- a CDS encoding GNAT family N-acetyltransferase: MSTTLIEVRPAKAADAAAVASTHDEAWRSAYQGIIPGAELEKLINRRGPQWWDSAIRKGSRVSVLVFGDKVAGYANYGRNRARSLHFEGEIYELYLRPEFQGLGFGRRLFTAARRDLMQSGLKSMVIWALSDNDPATEFYRALGGRMVARSSEKFGAKSLDKVAFAWTN, encoded by the coding sequence ATGAGCACAACCCTGATCGAGGTTCGACCGGCCAAGGCTGCAGACGCAGCCGCGGTGGCGTCTACCCATGATGAAGCCTGGCGCTCCGCCTATCAGGGCATCATTCCCGGCGCCGAGCTCGAAAAACTTATTAACCGTCGCGGCCCGCAATGGTGGGACAGCGCAATCCGCAAAGGCAGCCGCGTCAGCGTGCTGGTGTTCGGCGACAAGGTCGCGGGCTACGCCAATTACGGCCGCAACCGCGCCCGCAGCCTGCATTTCGAAGGCGAGATCTACGAGCTTTATCTGCGGCCGGAATTCCAGGGCCTCGGCTTCGGCCGCCGCCTGTTCACCGCCGCCCGGCGCGATCTGATGCAGAGCGGGCTGAAGAGCATGGTGATCTGGGCGCTGTCCGACAACGATCCGGCGACAGAATTCTACCGCGCGCTCGGCGGTCGCATGGTGGCCCGCTCCTCGGAGAAGTTCGGGGCCAAATCGCTCGATAAAGTCGCTTTTGCCTGGACCAACTGA
- a CDS encoding YggT family protein — MRAILDIVIIVLDLYVWLLIAAAILSWLIAFNVVNTRNGFVAAVAEFLYRITEPALAPIRRFMPNLGGLDISPIILILIIMLFQRVILYYIYPNVI, encoded by the coding sequence ATGCGCGCTATCCTCGACATCGTCATCATTGTCCTTGACCTATACGTCTGGCTTTTGATCGCCGCGGCCATCCTGTCCTGGCTGATCGCCTTCAATGTCGTGAACACGCGCAACGGGTTCGTCGCGGCGGTGGCGGAATTCCTGTACCGGATCACCGAGCCGGCGCTGGCGCCGATTCGCAGGTTCATGCCTAACCTGGGTGGGCTCGACATCTCGCCGATCATCCTGATCCTGATCATCATGCTCTTCCAGCGGGTAATTCTCTACTACATCTATCCCAACGTCATCTGA
- a CDS encoding DUF167 domain-containing protein, whose protein sequence is MDPWRYSTDGISVALRVTPRGGRDDIDGIETLANGRSVVKVRVRAIADGGEANRAVTELLAKVLGVPKARVKILSGMTSRIKQVAVDGDPKILGETLRKVAAAKA, encoded by the coding sequence ATGGATCCCTGGCGCTACTCCACCGACGGCATCAGTGTCGCGCTGCGGGTGACACCGCGGGGCGGCCGCGACGATATCGATGGCATTGAGACGCTCGCCAACGGCCGCTCGGTGGTGAAGGTTCGCGTCCGCGCCATCGCCGACGGCGGCGAGGCGAACCGTGCGGTCACGGAACTGCTGGCGAAGGTGCTCGGCGTCCCGAAGGCGCGGGTGAAAATCCTGTCGGGCATGACCTCGCGCATCAAGCAGGTCGCCGTTGATGGCGATCCCAAGATTCTTGGCGAAACGCTGCGAAAGGTAGCCGCCGCCAAAGCATGA
- a CDS encoding DUF2269 family protein — MTLYFLVKYLHVLGAVVILGTGAGIAFFMLMAHRSRDVAFIARTAETVVIADMLFTLTAVLLQPVSGGALMWLSSTAWSERWLMISLGLYAVAGLFWVPVVLMQIEMRDLARKAAEQNRELPSRYFALFHRWFLFGIPGFGSVMAILWLMIAKPF, encoded by the coding sequence ATGACGCTGTATTTCCTCGTCAAATATCTCCATGTCCTCGGCGCGGTCGTCATTCTCGGCACCGGCGCCGGCATCGCGTTCTTTATGCTGATGGCCCATCGCAGCCGGGACGTGGCGTTCATCGCGCGCACGGCAGAGACCGTCGTGATCGCCGACATGCTGTTCACGCTGACGGCGGTGCTGCTGCAGCCGGTGAGCGGTGGCGCGCTGATGTGGCTGTCCTCCACCGCGTGGAGCGAGCGTTGGCTGATGATCTCGCTCGGGCTCTATGCGGTGGCGGGGCTGTTCTGGGTGCCGGTCGTCCTCATGCAGATTGAAATGCGCGATCTCGCGCGCAAGGCGGCGGAGCAAAACCGGGAGTTGCCGTCGCGCTATTTCGCACTTTTCCACCGCTGGTTTCTGTTTGGGATTCCCGGGTTTGGGTCAGTCATGGCTATTCTCTGGCTGATGATCGCCAAACCGTTCTAG
- the ppa gene encoding inorganic diphosphatase, with protein MRIDAIPIGVNPPHDVNVIIEVPVGGEPIKYEMDKEAGTLVVDRFLYTAMRYPGNYGFIPHTLSGDGDPCDVLIANTRAIVPGAVMSVRPVGVLLMEDEAGGDEKIIAVPSSKLTQRYDKVRNYNDLPDITLQQIQHFFEHYKDLEKGKWVKVLRWCGAEDAHRLILEGIERARKK; from the coding sequence ATGCGCATTGACGCCATCCCGATCGGAGTAAATCCGCCACACGACGTCAACGTCATCATCGAGGTGCCCGTTGGCGGCGAGCCGATCAAATATGAGATGGACAAGGAAGCCGGCACGCTGGTGGTCGATCGCTTCCTCTATACGGCGATGCGCTATCCCGGCAATTACGGCTTCATCCCGCATACACTGTCCGGTGACGGCGATCCCTGCGACGTGCTGATTGCCAATACCCGCGCCATCGTGCCGGGCGCCGTGATGAGCGTGCGGCCGGTCGGCGTCTTGCTGATGGAAGACGAGGCCGGCGGCGACGAGAAGATCATCGCCGTGCCATCCTCAAAGCTGACCCAGCGCTACGACAAAGTCCGGAACTACAACGACCTGCCCGACATCACGCTGCAGCAGATCCAGCACTTCTTCGAGCACTACAAGGATCTCGAGAAGGGCAAATGGGTGAAGGTGCTGCGCTGGTGCGGCGCCGAGGACGCTCACCGCCTCATCCTGGAAGGCATCGAGCGCGCCAGGAAGAAGTAG
- a CDS encoding SDR family oxidoreductase codes for MNADIRKILVLGASGLIGRFVTDDLRGRGFRVVGVARRLSASQKNGALDLELPLMSMDAAALARLLRDQGIGVVVNCVGVLQDGPGSDTAAVHREFVARLLQAIRESRLAIRLVHISIPGVAETDATAFSTTKREAERLIADSGVPYTILRPGFVVALAAYGGSAMLRSVAALPIDLSPAERLTPFQPVAMEDIAATIAWLAARDPGEANAVTWDLMQEQPVTLGDVIDQFREVFGTGKWWRIVMPAFLLDLGARLGDLTSLLGWTPPMRTTAIAELRRGVSGSPAGWMAATGIIPKTIGQMAGKRVATIQDKWFARLFPIKALMIASLVLFWIVSGFIALVISYDAAAGILRSHGFPPALVAPITVGTSLMDMTIGVLIAFRRTSAFGLVAGIIASLGYMIGAAILTPDLWIEPLGALVKTGPAVVLMLVALLTLDNR; via the coding sequence ATGAACGCCGACATCCGAAAAATCCTCGTGCTCGGCGCCTCCGGCCTGATCGGCCGCTTCGTGACCGACGATCTGCGCGGGAGGGGATTTCGTGTGGTCGGCGTCGCCCGAAGATTATCCGCCTCGCAGAAGAACGGCGCGCTCGATCTCGAACTGCCGCTTATGTCGATGGATGCGGCAGCACTTGCGCGACTGCTGCGCGATCAAGGCATCGGTGTCGTCGTCAATTGCGTCGGCGTGCTGCAGGACGGCCCCGGCAGCGACACCGCCGCCGTGCATCGCGAATTCGTCGCGCGGCTGTTGCAGGCGATCCGCGAAAGCCGCCTCGCGATCCGGCTGGTGCATATCTCGATCCCCGGTGTCGCCGAGACCGACGCCACCGCCTTCAGCACCACCAAGCGCGAGGCCGAACGGCTGATCGCCGATTCCGGCGTCCCGTACACGATCCTGCGGCCGGGTTTCGTGGTGGCATTGGCCGCCTATGGCGGCAGCGCCATGCTGCGCTCGGTCGCAGCACTTCCGATCGATCTTTCGCCCGCCGAACGGCTGACGCCGTTCCAGCCGGTCGCCATGGAGGATATCGCGGCGACGATCGCCTGGCTTGCCGCGCGCGATCCGGGCGAGGCGAACGCGGTGACGTGGGACCTGATGCAGGAGCAGCCGGTCACGCTCGGCGACGTGATCGATCAATTTCGCGAGGTGTTCGGCACCGGCAAATGGTGGCGCATTGTGATGCCGGCGTTCCTGCTCGATCTCGGCGCCAGGCTCGGCGACCTCACGAGCTTGCTCGGCTGGACGCCGCCGATGCGAACCACCGCGATTGCGGAGCTGCGGCGCGGCGTCAGCGGCAGCCCCGCGGGCTGGATGGCCGCCACCGGCATCATACCGAAGACAATCGGGCAAATGGCGGGAAAACGCGTAGCGACCATCCAGGACAAATGGTTTGCCCGGCTGTTTCCGATCAAGGCCCTGATGATCGCAAGCCTCGTGCTGTTCTGGATCGTCTCCGGCTTCATTGCGCTGGTGATTTCCTATGACGCGGCGGCCGGAATCCTGCGCAGCCACGGTTTTCCGCCGGCGCTCGTCGCCCCCATCACGGTAGGTACCAGCCTGATGGACATGACCATCGGCGTGCTGATCGCGTTCCGCCGCACCTCGGCATTTGGCCTTGTCGCGGGTATCATTGCCTCGCTCGGCTATATGATCGGCGCCGCAATCCTGACGCCGGACCTCTGGATCGAGCCGCTCGGCGCGCTGGTGAAGACGGGACCCGCGGTCGTGCTGATGCTGGTGGCGCTGCTGACGCTGGATAACCGATGA
- a CDS encoding alpha/beta hydrolase family protein, translating into MRPLNMLPALVLVAAIGVKAAAAQPSHGAQGPEGEPHRLQQWLVPAPDPATAAHAVLFRPPGKGPFPLTVIAHASTQNVLRRAQMPQPEYRALAGWLVARGFAVLVPERPGHGATGGKYLEDQGGCDEADYARSGRVVADAIAAAAGFIRKQPFIRAEGMVVIGHSAGAWGALALAGEDPKNVAAIIAFAPGRGGHADDSSSRVCAPHTLMAAAGEFGKAARVRVTWLVAANDSYFSPAFSRQLADAFRAAGGKADFRVLPALGSEGHWLVETGGGVTLAGPELDRALRARSRTPAAKR; encoded by the coding sequence ATGCGTCCCCTAAACATGCTTCCTGCGCTGGTCCTCGTCGCCGCGATCGGTGTGAAGGCGGCCGCCGCGCAGCCCAGCCATGGCGCGCAAGGCCCGGAAGGCGAGCCTCACCGGCTGCAACAATGGCTGGTGCCTGCTCCCGATCCTGCCACCGCCGCGCATGCGGTGCTGTTTCGGCCGCCGGGCAAGGGGCCGTTTCCACTTACCGTGATTGCGCACGCCTCCACCCAGAACGTGTTGCGACGGGCGCAGATGCCGCAGCCCGAATACCGCGCGCTCGCCGGATGGCTCGTGGCCCGTGGTTTTGCCGTGCTTGTCCCTGAGCGCCCGGGCCACGGCGCGACGGGCGGAAAATACCTGGAGGATCAGGGCGGTTGCGACGAGGCTGATTACGCCAGGTCTGGCCGCGTCGTGGCGGATGCGATCGCCGCTGCCGCCGGCTTCATACGCAAGCAGCCGTTCATCCGCGCCGAGGGCATGGTCGTGATCGGCCATTCCGCCGGTGCCTGGGGTGCACTGGCGCTGGCCGGCGAAGATCCGAAGAACGTTGCTGCCATCATCGCGTTCGCGCCGGGGCGCGGCGGGCATGCCGATGATTCTTCCAGCCGGGTCTGCGCGCCGCACACACTGATGGCTGCCGCGGGCGAATTCGGCAAGGCCGCACGCGTGAGAGTGACGTGGCTGGTGGCTGCCAATGACAGCTACTTTTCGCCCGCGTTCTCGCGTCAACTGGCCGATGCGTTTCGCGCCGCCGGCGGCAAGGCCGATTTTCGCGTGCTGCCGGCCCTGGGCAGTGAAGGCCACTGGCTGGTGGAAACTGGCGGCGGTGTAACCCTCGCCGGACCTGAACTCGATCGTGCCTTGAGGGCGCGGTCTCGCACCCCGGCGGCCAAGCGATGA
- the typA gene encoding translational GTPase TypA — translation MNLRNVAIIAHVDHGKTTLVDRLLQQSGTYRENQKVTERAMDSNDLERERGITILAKAASVQWKDTRINIVDTPGHADFGGEVERILNMVDGALVLVDAAEGPLPQTKFVVSKALKVGLKPIVVINKVDRPDARPTEVINEVFDLFAALDASEEQLDFPILYGSAKQGWMADSPDGSQEAGMQPLFDLIVRHVAPPSVEQGPFRMIGTILEANPYLGRIITGRITSGAIKPNQQVKVLGADGKTIEQGRITKILAFRGIERTPLDEAEAGDIVAIAGLTKGTVADTFCDPSVETPLVAQPIDPPTVSMSFIVNNSPLAGTEGDKVTSRMIRDRLLREAEGNVALRVVEAADKDSMEVSGRGELQLAILIETMRREGFELSVSRPRVVLQKDEATGQWQEPIEEVVIDVDEEHSGVVVQKMSERKAEMIEMRPSGGNRLRLVFYAPTRGLIGYQGELLTDTRGTAIMNRLFHGYAPYKGDIQGRRNGVLISNDQGEAVAYAMFKLEDRGPMMIEPGWKVYKGMIVGEHTRDNDLEINVLKGKQLTNIRTTSKDEAVRLTPPIRMTLEKALAYIEDDELVEVTPKSIRLRKKFLDANDRKRAEKAKEAVA, via the coding sequence ATGAACCTTCGTAACGTCGCCATCATCGCCCACGTCGACCACGGCAAGACCACCCTCGTCGACCGTCTGCTGCAGCAATCCGGTACCTATCGCGAGAACCAGAAGGTCACCGAGCGCGCGATGGACTCCAACGACCTGGAGCGCGAGCGCGGCATCACCATTCTGGCTAAGGCCGCCTCGGTGCAGTGGAAGGACACCCGTATCAACATCGTCGACACCCCCGGCCACGCCGATTTCGGCGGCGAGGTCGAGCGCATCCTGAACATGGTGGACGGCGCGCTGGTGCTGGTCGACGCCGCCGAAGGCCCGCTGCCGCAAACCAAGTTCGTGGTCTCCAAGGCGCTCAAGGTCGGGCTGAAGCCGATCGTCGTGATCAACAAGGTCGATCGTCCCGATGCGCGCCCGACCGAAGTCATCAACGAGGTGTTCGACCTGTTCGCGGCGCTCGACGCCAGCGAGGAGCAGCTCGATTTCCCGATTCTTTACGGGTCGGCCAAGCAGGGCTGGATGGCCGACAGCCCGGACGGCTCGCAGGAAGCCGGCATGCAGCCGCTGTTCGATCTGATCGTGCGCCATGTCGCGCCGCCGAGCGTCGAGCAGGGCCCGTTCCGGATGATCGGCACCATTCTGGAAGCCAATCCCTATCTCGGCCGCATCATCACCGGCCGCATCACCTCGGGCGCCATCAAGCCGAACCAGCAGGTGAAGGTGCTGGGCGCTGACGGCAAGACGATCGAACAAGGGCGTATCACAAAGATCCTCGCCTTCCGTGGCATCGAGCGCACCCCGCTGGATGAAGCCGAAGCCGGCGACATCGTCGCGATTGCGGGCCTGACCAAAGGCACCGTCGCCGACACCTTCTGCGATCCTTCCGTCGAGACGCCGCTGGTGGCGCAGCCGATCGATCCGCCGACGGTGTCGATGTCGTTCATCGTCAATAACTCGCCGCTCGCCGGCACCGAAGGCGACAAGGTGACTTCGCGCATGATCCGCGACCGCCTGCTGCGCGAGGCCGAAGGCAACGTCGCGCTGCGCGTGGTCGAGGCCGCCGACAAGGATTCCATGGAAGTATCGGGCCGCGGCGAATTGCAGCTCGCGATCCTGATCGAGACCATGCGCCGCGAAGGCTTTGAGCTTTCGGTGTCGCGTCCGCGCGTCGTGCTGCAGAAGGACGAAGCCACCGGCCAGTGGCAGGAGCCGATCGAGGAAGTCGTGATCGACGTCGACGAGGAGCACTCCGGCGTCGTCGTGCAGAAGATGAGCGAGCGCAAGGCCGAGATGATCGAGATGCGCCCTTCCGGCGGCAACCGCCTGCGGCTGGTGTTCTACGCGCCGACCCGCGGCCTGATCGGCTATCAGGGCGAACTGCTCACCGATACCCGCGGCACCGCGATCATGAACCGCCTGTTCCACGGCTATGCGCCCTACAAGGGCGACATCCAGGGCCGCCGCAACGGCGTGCTGATCTCCAACGACCAGGGCGAAGCGGTGGCTTACGCGATGTTCAAGCTGGAAGATCGCGGCCCGATGATGATCGAGCCCGGCTGGAAGGTCTACAAGGGCATGATCGTCGGCGAGCACACCCGCGACAACGACCTCGAGATCAATGTGCTCAAGGGCAAGCAGCTCACCAACATCCGCACCACGTCGAAGGACGAGGCGGTGCGCCTGACGCCCCCGATCAGGATGACGCTGGAAAAGGCGCTGGCCTATATCGAGGACGACGAGCTGGTCGAAGTGACGCCGAAGTCGATCCGCCTGCGCAAGAAGTTCCTCGACGCCAACGACCGCAAGCGCGCGGAAAAGGCCAAGGAAGCGGTGGCGTAA
- a CDS encoding thiol-disulfide oxidoreductase DCC family protein has product MTQWPDDDVILYDGVCVFCSRWVRFVAKRDVERRFRFTAIQSGYGTRLAQTFGIDPNDPDTNAVVHGGVAYLKSDAALTVVGMLPGWRWTRALFTVPKPLRDAVYSLVAKNRYRIFGKYDECFVPDAEMRARVME; this is encoded by the coding sequence GTGACCCAATGGCCCGATGATGACGTGATCCTCTATGACGGCGTCTGCGTCTTCTGCTCGCGCTGGGTCCGCTTCGTCGCGAAACGCGACGTCGAGCGGAGGTTTCGCTTTACGGCGATCCAGTCGGGGTACGGTACACGACTGGCGCAGACGTTTGGCATCGATCCAAACGATCCCGACACCAACGCGGTAGTGCATGGAGGTGTCGCCTATCTCAAGTCGGACGCCGCGCTGACAGTGGTCGGCATGCTGCCGGGCTGGCGATGGACGCGCGCGCTGTTTACGGTGCCGAAGCCGCTGCGCGACGCGGTCTACAGCCTCGTGGCGAAAAACCGCTATCGAATATTCGGGAAGTATGACGAGTGCTTCGTGCCGGACGCGGAGATGCGGGCGAGGGTGATGGAGTAG
- a CDS encoding flavin monoamine oxidase family protein — protein sequence MTSLPSSVDVAIIGAGAAGLGAANALKNSGLSIIVLEARDRVGGRAHTIMASPDVTFDVGCGWLHSADENSFVKIAEQLGFEINRSLPPWRERAHGKAFPQAERDDFMHALNAFYDRAEVAAAEAEKSGRDCAASLYLEPGNRWNPMIDAISTYVNGCELDQVSILDMDAYEDTDINWRVRRGYGALIAAYGATCPLALNCAVTLIDHSTKRVRIETSRGTLTADKVIITVPTSLIADEAIRFHPPLPQKVDAARGLPLGLADKVTLAVDEPEALPVEGNLRAATMRTEMGTYHIRPFGQPCIEGFFGGRFAQSLEDAGPGALAAASIDEIVSILGNDFRRKLKPLAESRWAHDPFARGSYSHALPGHAGDREVLAAPVDGRLFFAGEATSPEFFSTAHGARDSGERAAEEVLAATTKR from the coding sequence ATGACGTCTCTCCCCTCCTCAGTCGATGTCGCCATCATCGGCGCCGGCGCTGCCGGGCTCGGCGCGGCGAATGCGCTGAAAAATTCCGGCCTCTCCATCATCGTGCTGGAAGCGCGTGACCGGGTCGGCGGCCGCGCGCACACCATCATGGCCTCGCCTGACGTCACCTTCGACGTCGGCTGCGGCTGGCTGCATTCGGCGGATGAGAACTCCTTCGTCAAAATCGCCGAACAGCTCGGTTTCGAGATCAACAGGTCACTGCCGCCCTGGCGCGAGCGCGCTCACGGCAAGGCGTTTCCGCAGGCCGAGCGCGACGACTTCATGCACGCGCTCAATGCGTTCTACGACCGCGCCGAAGTAGCAGCGGCGGAAGCCGAGAAGAGTGGCCGCGACTGCGCCGCAAGCCTTTATCTTGAGCCCGGCAATCGTTGGAACCCGATGATCGATGCGATCTCGACTTACGTCAACGGCTGCGAGCTCGACCAGGTCTCGATCCTCGACATGGACGCCTATGAAGACACCGACATCAACTGGCGCGTCCGCCGCGGCTATGGCGCGCTGATAGCGGCCTATGGCGCCACGTGTCCGCTTGCGCTCAATTGCGCCGTAACGCTGATCGATCATTCCACCAAGCGCGTCCGCATCGAGACGTCGCGCGGCACGCTGACGGCCGACAAGGTGATCATCACGGTGCCGACCAGCCTGATCGCCGACGAGGCGATCCGCTTTCACCCGCCATTGCCGCAAAAGGTCGATGCCGCGCGCGGCCTGCCGCTTGGCCTCGCCGACAAGGTGACGCTGGCAGTGGATGAGCCGGAGGCGTTGCCCGTCGAGGGCAATCTGCGCGCCGCCACCATGCGCACCGAAATGGGCACCTATCACATCCGCCCCTTCGGCCAACCCTGCATCGAGGGCTTTTTCGGCGGCCGCTTTGCGCAATCGCTGGAGGACGCCGGCCCCGGTGCGCTGGCCGCAGCAAGCATCGACGAGATCGTCTCGATCCTCGGCAACGATTTTCGCCGCAAGCTGAAGCCGCTCGCGGAGTCACGCTGGGCGCATGATCCTTTCGCCCGCGGCTCCTATTCACACGCGCTGCCGGGGCATGCGGGAGATCGCGAGGTCCTCGCCGCGCCCGTCGATGGCCGGCTGTTCTTCGCCGGAGAAGCAACCTCGCCGGAGTTCTTCTCGACCGCGCATGGCGCAAGGGATTCGGGTGAGCGGGCGGCAGAGGAAGTTTTGGCTGCGACGACGAAGCGCTGA
- a CDS encoding alkaline phosphatase D family protein: MRFRISRNRLPGISRRHFLATAGAGAIGVIATPYLSRAADRPVVTSGVQSGDVGADGGVVWARADRPSQMLVEVATNESFANARALPPIAALPESDFTAKMLLENLPAGQEIFYRVRFRDLAHTGIESEPVVGRFRTAPGDRRDVSFVWGGDVAGQGWGINPDDGGMLTFSTMRKHRPDFLLHSGDTIYADGPIKSEVTLADGKVWKNVTTPEKAKVAETTDEFRAAHKYNFMDEHLRAFNAEVPIFVQWDDHEVVNNWSSSKELPAAYKERNLALLAARSARAFHEMYPIRASITEPGRVYRTLRYGPHLDVFMLDERSYRGPNGANQETAYGAESFFLGPAQLAWLKRELLNSRATWKVIASDMPLSIIVYDDARNRKGSEAVAQSDGPPRGRELEIADLLRFIKTSGVVNIVWLTADVHYAAAHYYNPDRAQFQEFDPFWEFVAGPLHAGTFGPNDLDNTFGPEVKFIKAPGAGKQNLPPSAGMQFFGHVRIDGGSGQMTVTLRDRADVALWSTTLDPKPV; encoded by the coding sequence ATGAGGTTCAGGATTTCCCGCAACCGCCTTCCTGGAATTTCGCGGCGTCATTTCCTCGCGACCGCCGGAGCAGGCGCCATCGGCGTCATTGCGACGCCTTATCTCAGCCGCGCCGCGGACCGGCCCGTGGTCACCTCCGGCGTGCAGTCGGGCGATGTCGGCGCTGACGGCGGCGTGGTATGGGCGCGCGCCGACCGGCCCTCGCAAATGCTGGTCGAGGTCGCCACGAATGAATCCTTTGCCAACGCACGGGCTTTGCCGCCGATCGCGGCGCTGCCCGAAAGCGACTTCACCGCGAAAATGCTGCTGGAGAACCTGCCTGCCGGGCAGGAGATCTTCTATCGCGTCCGGTTTCGCGACCTCGCCCATACCGGCATCGAAAGCGAGCCGGTGGTCGGGCGGTTTCGCACCGCACCTGGCGACCGCCGCGACGTCAGTTTCGTTTGGGGCGGCGACGTTGCCGGACAGGGCTGGGGTATCAACCCGGATGACGGCGGCATGCTCACCTTCTCCACCATGCGCAAGCATCGCCCGGATTTCCTGCTGCACTCGGGCGACACCATCTATGCCGACGGCCCGATCAAGAGCGAGGTGACGCTTGCCGACGGCAAGGTCTGGAAGAACGTGACGACGCCCGAGAAAGCAAAGGTCGCCGAAACGACCGACGAATTCCGCGCCGCGCACAAGTACAATTTCATGGATGAGCATCTGCGCGCGTTCAATGCCGAGGTACCGATCTTCGTGCAGTGGGACGACCACGAGGTCGTCAACAACTGGTCGTCGTCCAAGGAACTGCCTGCCGCCTACAAGGAGCGCAACCTCGCCCTGCTCGCGGCCCGCTCAGCGCGCGCCTTCCACGAGATGTATCCGATTCGCGCGAGCATCACGGAGCCGGGACGGGTCTACCGCACGCTGCGTTATGGCCCGCATCTCGACGTGTTCATGCTGGACGAGCGCAGCTATCGCGGACCGAATGGCGCGAACCAGGAGACCGCCTACGGGGCGGAAAGTTTTTTTCTCGGGCCGGCGCAGCTCGCGTGGCTGAAACGGGAACTGTTGAACTCACGCGCCACCTGGAAGGTGATCGCATCCGACATGCCGCTCAGCATCATCGTCTATGACGATGCGCGCAACAGAAAAGGCTCGGAAGCCGTTGCGCAAAGCGACGGCCCACCGCGCGGCCGCGAGCTGGAGATCGCCGATCTCCTGCGTTTCATCAAGACGTCGGGCGTGGTCAACATCGTGTGGCTGACGGCGGATGTGCACTACGCGGCCGCGCATTACTACAATCCCGACAGAGCGCAGTTTCAAGAATTCGACCCGTTCTGGGAGTTTGTCGCCGGGCCGCTGCATGCCGGCACCTTCGGCCCGAACGACCTCGACAACACGTTCGGACCCGAGGTGAAGTTCATCAAGGCGCCGGGGGCTGGCAAACAGAATTTGCCGCCGTCCGCTGGAATGCAGTTTTTCGGCCACGTCAGGATCGACGGCGGCAGCGGACAGATGACGGTGACCTTGCGCGACCGCGCCGATGTTGCGCTGTGGTCGACGACGCTCGATCCGAAGCCGGTCTAG